GCCACGGGACGGTGTCGGCACGAGATCGACGCCGCCCGCCGAAAAGGGATGGCAGCGGCAGAGCCGTTTTGCGGCGAGATACGTGCCATGCGCGGCGCCATGATACTGGATTGCCTCGCGCGCGTAGTCGGAACAGGAAGGGTAAAAGCGGCACCGGTTGCCGAGCAGGGGACTGATCGCAACCTTGTAGAAGCGCAACAACGCGATGAGTGCCGTTTGCATAAGCTTCGCGCTGCGCGCCCGGTTTGCGGTGAGAGGCAAACCGACGCGGCCCGCGCTTCATGACCCGGAAGGGCCGGATGAATCGTCGACGGCGGGCGCAGATGGCGGCGCCGCCACGGGTTCG
The Caballeronia sp. M1242 DNA segment above includes these coding regions:
- the yidD gene encoding membrane protein insertion efficiency factor YidD: MQTALIALLRFYKVAISPLLGNRCRFYPSCSDYAREAIQYHGAAHGTYLAAKRLCRCHPFSAGGVDLVPTPSRGSGSPSASNQADSPTAGSAQEKHSPLNGAKALTDRH